Proteins encoded by one window of Collimonas fungivorans:
- a CDS encoding flavin reductase family protein, with protein sequence MQNIQAVELAKAYRLLNHGPTTIVTSAHGGVSNVMAAAWAMPLDFDPPKVLLVIDSSTLTRELVEASGEFALNIPTRALAETTLAVGSSSGRDGDKFAALDIATFPSEKIAAPLMSGCLAWLECKVIPELHNQQRYDLFIAEVVAAWADAAAFSAGRWHFPADDQRSLHYLSGGAFFATGEAFNVELKP encoded by the coding sequence ATGCAGAATATTCAAGCAGTAGAACTAGCCAAAGCCTATCGCCTGCTCAACCACGGCCCCACCACGATCGTCACCAGCGCCCACGGCGGCGTCAGCAACGTGATGGCGGCGGCATGGGCGATGCCGCTCGATTTCGATCCGCCCAAGGTGTTGCTGGTGATCGACAGCAGCACCCTGACCCGCGAACTGGTGGAAGCCTCGGGCGAATTCGCCCTGAACATCCCGACCCGGGCGCTGGCCGAGACCACGCTCGCAGTAGGGTCGAGCTCGGGACGCGACGGCGACAAATTCGCCGCGCTCGATATCGCCACATTTCCGTCGGAGAAAATTGCCGCGCCGCTGATGTCGGGCTGCCTGGCCTGGCTGGAATGCAAGGTGATTCCGGAATTGCACAACCAGCAGCGCTATGACCTGTTCATCGCCGAGGTGGTGGCGGCCTGGGCCGATGCTGCAGCGTTTTCGGCAGGCCGCTGGCATTTCCCGGCCGACGACCAGCGCTCGCTGCACTACCTGTCCGGCGGCGCCTTTTTTGCCACCGGCGAGGCATTCAATGTCGAACTGAAGCCGTAA
- a CDS encoding SDR family oxidoreductase: MATTKKVALVTGAGSGIGKHIALALLRNDYSVVLAGRRMAALEETVAAAGASGVDALAVSADVSDPASVKALFEKTRDRFGRLDLLFNNAGIFTKSASLEDVDFAQWKASVDVNLSGAFLCTQEAFRIMKAQTPGGGRIINNGSISAHVPRPNSVAYTATKHAITGLTKSTSLDGRKYNIACGQIDIGNAATDMTEKMERGILQANGQVAVEPTMSVENVANAVLYMASLPLDANVQFMTVMATNMPFIGRG, translated from the coding sequence ATGGCAACAACGAAAAAAGTCGCGCTGGTTACAGGCGCAGGTTCCGGCATCGGCAAGCATATCGCTTTGGCGTTGCTGCGCAACGATTACAGCGTGGTGCTGGCGGGCCGGCGCATGGCTGCTCTGGAGGAGACGGTTGCCGCTGCCGGGGCCTCGGGGGTGGACGCCTTGGCGGTATCTGCCGACGTCAGCGATCCGGCATCGGTCAAGGCCTTGTTCGAAAAAACCAGGGATCGGTTCGGCCGGCTTGACCTGCTGTTCAACAATGCCGGCATCTTTACCAAATCGGCGTCGCTGGAAGATGTCGATTTTGCGCAATGGAAGGCGTCGGTCGATGTCAACCTGAGCGGCGCTTTCCTGTGCACGCAGGAAGCGTTCCGCATCATGAAGGCGCAAACTCCGGGCGGCGGCCGCATCATCAACAACGGTTCGATCTCGGCCCATGTGCCGCGGCCGAATTCGGTCGCCTATACGGCGACCAAGCATGCCATCACCGGCCTCACCAAGTCGACTTCGCTGGACGGCCGCAAATACAATATCGCCTGCGGCCAGATCGATATCGGCAACGCCGCTACCGACATGACCGAAAAGATGGAGCGAGGCATTTTGCAAGCCAACGGCCAGGTTGCAGTGGAGCCGACCATGTCGGTGGAAAACGTCGCCAATGCGGTGCTGTACATGGCGAGCCTGCCGCTGGATGCGAACGTTCAATTCATGACAGTGATGGCGACCAACATGCCGTTCATCGGACGCGGCTGA
- a CDS encoding ABC transporter substrate-binding protein, whose translation MKSFAILFTGLTLLSGLAHADKLDDIKKAGVLRVATFDGNPPFGFVDQKTNKLIGLDVDYANEVAKKLGVKVELVPTNPANRIPLLTSGKVDVVFANFTINAERAQVIDFSIPYFASGQQFLAKKGVLKSATQIPELRIGTDKGTTMETTLREKYPAAKVVLYDDTPFALAALRNGNVQAITQDGSKLIALLANIPDKEKYEIPAFAISEEYEGVGVPKGETRLVNTLNDTLREFEKNGTALKIYDKWFGPNSKSPLPRLFRIGDTKLSQN comes from the coding sequence ATGAAATCATTCGCCATCTTATTCACCGGCCTGACGCTGTTGTCAGGGCTGGCCCATGCCGACAAGCTGGACGATATCAAGAAAGCCGGCGTATTGCGCGTCGCCACCTTCGACGGCAATCCGCCGTTCGGTTTTGTCGACCAGAAAACCAACAAGCTCATCGGCCTCGATGTCGACTACGCCAATGAAGTCGCCAAAAAGCTCGGCGTCAAGGTCGAACTGGTGCCGACCAACCCGGCCAACCGCATCCCTTTACTGACGTCCGGCAAGGTCGACGTCGTGTTCGCCAATTTCACCATCAATGCCGAGCGCGCCCAGGTGATCGATTTCAGCATTCCTTACTTTGCATCGGGCCAGCAATTCCTGGCGAAAAAAGGCGTGCTGAAGAGCGCCACGCAGATTCCCGAGCTGCGCATAGGGACCGACAAAGGCACCACCATGGAAACCACCTTGCGCGAAAAATACCCGGCGGCCAAGGTCGTCCTGTACGACGACACCCCGTTTGCCCTGGCCGCCCTGCGCAACGGCAACGTCCAGGCGATTACCCAGGACGGCTCGAAACTGATCGCGCTGCTGGCGAATATCCCGGACAAGGAAAAATATGAAATCCCGGCGTTTGCCATTTCCGAGGAATATGAAGGCGTCGGCGTACCCAAGGGCGAAACGCGCCTGGTCAATACGCTCAACGATACCTTGCGCGAATTCGAGAAGAACGGCACCGCTCTCAAGATCTACGACAAGTGGTTCGGCCCCAACAGCAAATCGCCGCTGCCGCGTCTGTTCAGGATCGGCGACACCAAGCTGAGCCAGAACTGA
- a CDS encoding amino acid ABC transporter permease translates to MTEFQTILGQMLAPKYLGWLLDGLWMTLLLSAVVAVFSTLLGIVIAAARSSRQPWLVLPARGFLSIFRNTPLLVQLFFWYFGVSGLLPESSVEWLNTVHSVVLGPYLKLTWPSFELLCAIFGLSLYSAAYVSEEIRAGMRGVAEAQRLAAAALGLNRWQGLRYVILPQAVRIALPPLLGQYMNIVKNTSLTMAIGLAELSYTSRQVEAQTFKTFQAFGVATLFYIAAIALIETLGQLIQRRQRLAGAAQR, encoded by the coding sequence ATGACTGAGTTTCAAACTATCCTGGGGCAAATGCTTGCCCCCAAATACCTCGGCTGGCTGCTCGACGGCCTGTGGATGACGCTGCTGCTGTCCGCCGTGGTCGCCGTTTTTTCCACCTTGCTGGGCATTGTCATCGCCGCCGCACGCTCCAGCCGGCAGCCCTGGCTGGTCCTGCCGGCCCGCGGCTTCCTCTCCATCTTTCGCAATACCCCGTTGCTGGTGCAACTGTTTTTCTGGTATTTCGGCGTCTCCGGCCTGCTGCCGGAAAGTTCGGTGGAATGGCTCAATACGGTGCACAGCGTGGTGCTGGGCCCTTACCTGAAATTGACATGGCCATCGTTCGAGCTGCTCTGTGCAATCTTCGGCCTGAGCCTGTATTCTGCAGCTTACGTCAGCGAAGAAATCCGCGCCGGCATGCGCGGTGTTGCCGAAGCACAGCGGCTGGCTGCTGCTGCCCTCGGCCTGAACCGCTGGCAGGGATTGCGCTACGTGATTCTGCCGCAAGCGGTGCGCATCGCGCTGCCGCCCTTGCTCGGCCAGTACATGAATATCGTCAAGAACACTTCACTGACCATGGCCATCGGCCTGGCGGAACTGTCTTACACTTCGCGCCAGGTGGAGGCGCAAACCTTCAAGACTTTCCAGGCTTTCGGCGTGGCGACCTTGTTCTACATCGCCGCCATCGCGCTGATTGAAACCTTGGGCCAGCTGATCCAGCGCCGGCAACGGCTGGCCGGCGCCGCGCAGCGATGA
- a CDS encoding amino acid ABC transporter permease, with the protein MQLSVLTDNLPYLLWGAYPDGPLGGAALTVLLSVGSALASALLGLVLGIALSLARGWPQLLLTMVLGFFRAIPVLMLIFWTYFLLPIVFHIDVPGVLSVMCALALIGGAYLAHSVHAGISGIKAGQWDAGLSLGMPRVAVLRHIVLPQALQMMLPSFVNQWVTLIKDSSLAYIVGVGELSFVAAQVNSRVMIYPAEIFMFIGLIYFVLCSGLGLFADRVAAYFQASTT; encoded by the coding sequence ATGCAACTCAGCGTATTGACGGACAACCTGCCATATCTGCTCTGGGGTGCGTATCCCGACGGCCCGCTGGGCGGAGCGGCCCTGACCGTGCTGCTCAGCGTCGGTTCGGCGCTGGCCTCGGCTTTGCTGGGACTGGTGCTGGGGATCGCCCTGTCGCTGGCGCGCGGCTGGCCGCAGCTGCTGCTGACCATGGTGCTCGGCTTCTTCCGCGCAATCCCGGTGCTGATGCTGATTTTCTGGACCTACTTCCTGCTGCCCATCGTTTTCCATATCGACGTGCCGGGCGTGCTGTCCGTGATGTGCGCCCTGGCGCTGATCGGCGGCGCCTACCTGGCGCATTCGGTGCATGCCGGCATCAGCGGCATCAAGGCCGGGCAATGGGACGCCGGCCTGTCGCTGGGCATGCCGCGTGTGGCGGTGCTGCGCCACATCGTGCTGCCGCAGGCGCTGCAGATGATGCTGCCCTCCTTCGTCAACCAATGGGTGACCTTGATCAAGGACAGCTCGCTGGCCTACATCGTCGGCGTCGGCGAATTGTCGTTCGTGGCGGCGCAGGTCAATAGCCGGGTGATGATTTATCCGGCCGAGATCTTCATGTTCATCGGCTTGATCTATTTTGTGCTGTGCTCAGGGCTGGGCTTGTTTGCGGATCGCGTTGCTGCGTATTTTCAGGCCAGCACTACCTGA
- a CDS encoding helix-turn-helix domain-containing protein, with protein MNQKVTINGIDIEIGSDNPYADLGFPDADEMLVKAKLAHEISQIIRSRHLTQQVAADLLGMPQPKLSEMLRGKFRGISQAKMIECLNRLGRDVDIVVKKTSRSAPGHTQVVLA; from the coding sequence GTGAATCAGAAAGTAACTATCAACGGTATCGATATTGAAATAGGTAGCGATAACCCCTATGCCGATCTCGGTTTCCCCGATGCCGACGAAATGCTGGTCAAGGCCAAGCTGGCGCATGAGATCTCCCAGATCATCAGGAGCCGGCATTTGACTCAGCAAGTTGCTGCCGATCTGCTGGGCATGCCCCAGCCTAAACTGTCAGAAATGTTGCGCGGAAAATTCAGGGGCATCAGCCAGGCCAAGATGATCGAGTGCCTGAACCGCCTCGGGCGTGACGTGGACATCGTCGTGAAGAAGACCAGCCGCTCGGCCCCAGGCCACACTCAGGTAGTGCTGGCCTGA
- a CDS encoding type II toxin-antitoxin system RelE/ParE family toxin, producing MISAFTRPLHWVGSAKKDLAAMPSEVQAAFGYALHLAQAGGKHYQAKPMKGFGGAGVLEIVEDCQGDTYRAIYTVRYAEALYVLHCFQKKSVSGSATPKPDMDLIRTRLKTAIAMQRSRE from the coding sequence ATGATATCTGCTTTTACGAGACCCCTGCACTGGGTAGGTTCGGCGAAAAAAGACCTTGCAGCGATGCCGTCAGAAGTTCAAGCCGCTTTTGGTTACGCGTTGCATTTGGCCCAGGCCGGCGGCAAGCATTATCAGGCCAAACCGATGAAGGGTTTTGGCGGCGCGGGTGTACTGGAAATTGTGGAAGATTGCCAAGGGGATACGTATCGAGCCATCTATACGGTGCGCTATGCCGAGGCACTTTATGTGCTGCATTGCTTTCAGAAAAAGTCTGTTAGCGGTAGCGCCACACCCAAGCCGGATATGGATTTGATTCGAACCAGATTGAAAACTGCAATCGCAATGCAAAGGAGTAGAGAGTGA
- the imuA gene encoding translesion DNA synthesis-associated protein ImuA: MSMPASAPSSISAAAQSVVATLPHALWRADQMGSYQGVVTASGHPSLDRELPNGGWPHSALIELLLQQAGSGEIRLLQPALARIASQRRIVLLQPPHLPQIAAWDGAGLASGQLLWIKAARSADALWSAEQVLRNGSCGALLLWQSHIRGEALRRLHLAAQASDTMLWLLRPLSAAHESSPSPLRLALRPARNGVEIQLLKRKGPQHEQAFYLPLTATVAETDAATVQAVPPHSFAAPDHDTLDRHTPAVAGAGNIAPALV, from the coding sequence ATGTCCATGCCCGCCAGCGCCCCATCCAGCATTTCCGCCGCCGCCCAATCGGTCGTGGCGACCTTGCCGCATGCCTTGTGGCGCGCAGACCAGATGGGTTCTTACCAGGGTGTGGTCACGGCCTCCGGCCATCCCTCGCTGGACCGCGAGTTGCCGAACGGCGGCTGGCCGCATTCGGCATTGATAGAGTTGCTGCTGCAACAGGCCGGCAGCGGCGAAATACGCCTGTTGCAGCCGGCGCTGGCGCGCATCGCCAGTCAGCGCCGGATCGTCTTGCTGCAGCCGCCGCATCTGCCGCAGATCGCAGCCTGGGATGGCGCCGGCCTGGCCAGTGGACAACTGCTGTGGATCAAGGCGGCGCGCAGCGCCGATGCGCTGTGGTCGGCGGAACAGGTATTGCGCAACGGCAGCTGCGGCGCGCTGCTGCTGTGGCAATCGCATATCCGCGGCGAAGCTTTGCGCCGCTTGCACCTGGCGGCCCAGGCCAGCGACACCATGCTGTGGCTGCTGCGGCCGCTGAGCGCCGCCCACGAATCCTCGCCCTCGCCTTTGCGCCTGGCACTGCGGCCGGCGCGCAACGGCGTCGAAATCCAGCTGCTCAAGCGCAAGGGACCGCAGCACGAACAAGCGTTTTACCTGCCGCTGACGGCAACCGTGGCCGAAACCGATGCGGCCACGGTCCAGGCCGTTCCGCCACATTCTTTTGCCGCACCCGACCATGACACTCTGGATAGGCATACACCTGCCGTCGCTGGCGCTGGAAACATTGCGCCCGCGCTGGTCTGA